GTCCAGACGATGACGGCTCCGGCGAGGATGCCGCAGGTGTACCAGTAGAGGGACCCGGCATTAACCGCGGAAGGGTCGAGACCGATGGTCGCGGTGCAGCACAGCACCATTCCACCAGCTGCGATACCCCACGCGGTTAGCCGACGCATGGTCCCGGTCTTGGCGCCCCGGAAAAGAGCCGGCAGGAGAAGAAGGCCGATGCCGGCAGCGATGAGGGGACCGATGGCGCGGGAGAACAACGCGGTTTCGGAGATCGCGGTGAGGATCGCCATGATCACCACCGCCGATAAAATGCGGAGCATCTGGTGTTGCGGGATGAGAGCAATCCGAACCGCCTTCGGTTTGCTCCCTGAGGTCTGTGACGGTGTCGGGGGGTGCCAGCGGAGGGTGGCGGTGGTGCCCTGTCCGGGGATCGATCGGATGTCTGCCGAGCCGCCGGCCTGATGGACGCTTTCTAGGATCGACACCCTCACGCCGAGGCGTTCCGCTGAGATCGAGGACGCGTTGAACCCTTTGCCGTCGTCGGAGACCAAGATCTGCACTCCGCCACCCGGCAGCGATGTGGCGATGAGGGAGCGGTGGGATACGGGGCCGGCATGTTTGACACTGTTCGTCAGCGCTTGAAGAGCGGCCGCGAGGAGAGCATCCGCCGTCGCTGGCGGCAAGATTACGTCGAGGTGGGGTGCGAGGTCGATACGCGCGTGCGGGCGGAAAAGCTCCCACTCGGCAAGGTGCTTCTTGACTGCGTCTTCCCACCGGATGGTGGCGGCGTGCATCACCGGGTGGTCATTGGTGTCCGAAATGACCCGCAGTGCTGACGCTGCCATGCTGGTTGCCCGGTCGGGGGCTTCGCCGCTGGCGGCGGAAAGGAACGCCGCGAGAACAGAGTCATGTAGCAGCGAGTCCGTGGCGGTGCGTTCCTTCTCCAGCGCCGTTTGCCGGTTCTGTGTTTCGAACAAGAGTTGAGCGTCGTGTTCAATCCTGTCGGCCCGGTCGGCTCGGGCCCGGAGCACTTTCATGCCCGCAACCAGACTGCAAGACAGCAGGGCAAGGCCCACCCCGTCGATGATGCTGTGACTGGCTGGGATGCGGCCCGCGTAAACGGTGGTGAGCGCGGCCGTGAGACCTAGACAGATCACCGCCGCACGAATGGGCCGCTTCTCCGAGACAGCCACACACCCGAACCCGACCAGAGCCATCGACAGCAACCACGGTGTCGCCCCATCCGGCAGCGGTGTCCTGAGCAGGAAGGGCTCAAACGCTAGGAGAGCTACATTCGCTGCGACCGACACCCACAGCCACACGGCTGCCGGGGCGCCCTTTCTGGTCAGTGCGAGAGGTGGTGCGGCGACCTGAAGCATCCCGAAGACGACGGATTCCAGCATCCATGGGCTGGTCGTAGGAAGGTGATCGTGGGAGAAATCCGGGACTGCGAGCAGGGCCAGGAGGAAACCCACGACACTGATGACGATGACGACGCCCCGCTCGACGCCGAGACAAAGCGAGCCCTCGCCATCAGAGTGCGGCGGGATCGTGGAAAGGGTGAACGGCATTGGACCGGTTCACCCCCATTTGTCGGAACAGGGCCACCGGTCATGGCCTGGCCC
This genomic stretch from Frondihabitans peucedani harbors:
- a CDS encoding ATP-binding protein produces the protein MPFTLSTIPPHSDGEGSLCLGVERGVVIVISVVGFLLALLAVPDFSHDHLPTTSPWMLESVVFGMLQVAAPPLALTRKGAPAAVWLWVSVAANVALLAFEPFLLRTPLPDGATPWLLSMALVGFGCVAVSEKRPIRAAVICLGLTAALTTVYAGRIPASHSIIDGVGLALLSCSLVAGMKVLRARADRADRIEHDAQLLFETQNRQTALEKERTATDSLLHDSVLAAFLSAASGEAPDRATSMAASALRVISDTNDHPVMHAATIRWEDAVKKHLAEWELFRPHARIDLAPHLDVILPPATADALLAAALQALTNSVKHAGPVSHRSLIATSLPGGGVQILVSDDGKGFNASSISAERLGVRVSILESVHQAGGSADIRSIPGQGTTATLRWHPPTPSQTSGSKPKAVRIALIPQHQMLRILSAVVIMAILTAISETALFSRAIGPLIAAGIGLLLLPALFRGAKTGTMRRLTAWGIAAGGMVLCCTATIGLDPSAVNAGSLYWYTCGILAGAVIVWTTGHPGPPIVTLTFQIAQLTLWAGPTGAIRLGLAAEIVIVIAGLMMRRAIRRVSVAADISADTQRTLTLQQTQLDAFHLERRDRLHHTRATAAPMLHHIIKQRGLLDQVGRTECRVLEQALRDEIRGRHLLNPTMRDVISTHRRRGAYVQVLDDGGLDHYHPDTLNILIDNAAAQIKQLRSARIILRTGTSDTDTAITIVASTPDETAAALGLDADDDVDLWATIPHPHEVQLAA